The following is a genomic window from Nicotiana tabacum cultivar K326 chromosome 3, ASM71507v2, whole genome shotgun sequence.
TCTTTACAATGTACTGCAGATAACTCAAATGCTTTGTATTTACTACACTTTGTGAAGAAAGGAAGAACATTAAGTGATAATTTGATGTGTATTGGTCTTGTATTCGACAGTGTTTATGGAATGGCTAGTAGTGGGTCCACCTGCCCTTCAAATTTTGTTCCCCAAAACAGTGATACAGTAACCATCACATAAGCTGAAGAGTTGTAAGGCAAGTGGATTTCGATATTAAAGTGGTAAAATTAGAGTTTGGCAGTCTGGTTATCAAGCTGACATAAGTTTGTGACAAGTGATAATACTGTACTTTTGGATTTATAGAATGATCAAGTATTCTGATGCAAATTACAGCAGTGGAATTCTAGTATAAGTAAAAATTAGTGAGAAATTTTCCGGTTAGAGTTCTATGAGAAATGGAGTGGCTTGTTGGAAGCATGAGAAAATAAGTAACTGTTAGAGAGCATAGATGAAGAGGCCCTTGGAAGATCTCTATGTGAAGGTTCCACAATTGTTCATTATAGAGGTAGTGAAATATTTTCCATGAGCCCTGACCTCCTCGTCCTCTGAAGATTTTGTAGTAAAAATTAGCTTGTAACTAAATTTCATTGCGAGCCAACTAATCTATTGAAAATCAAGATGTTATTTTAGCTAACTAAATACTCCTTTTAACCAAAAATAAGGTCGACAGCCTAAGACTGAAAGGTTCTAGGTTTTGGTGCTACTGGTTTATGGGGGGTTTTGTCCAACTAATTTTTGGTTGTCTTTATGCTTCGACATGATTGGTTTCTAAGTAAAGTAGGCATCTTCGAGTTCCCTTTTAACAGATTTTGGGTTGTCGGAATATACAGAATTGGTTTGAATCTTTGCATCTTTTCTTTCATAACTTAGCCATCAGTTTCCTCCCTTGGTTCTATAAACTACCTTGGGGTACGTGGAGGCTTGCAACTGCTTTATAGCTCCTTGATCATCTAAGTCCATGTATTACTTATTTTTTGCGTCAAGCCAAATCCCCTGTTGAAAACCATAAAGTGAATTCTCTTTGCTGATTGTACTACAACCAGATAATTTATCTGGTTCAGTGTTGGTTATAAAATATTTTGTCCTACTTTCATCTGATAAAGTGATTGTTCTATGTGGGACAACTTTTCTTTGTTATCTCCTTCAAGTATGTTTTAGATTTCTTATCTGCATCTAGGCAACATTAAATGCAAACTTATCAGCTTAATTACCCACTGTTTACCATTTCTATGCTTACAGAATCCCCAAATACCAGATAATTGTAAATTAATTTCTCTACCCTCACGAGAATGGATGGCATAAATTGATTCACATCAGTACTAACTTTAATTTATGATCGTTTCTTAAGTTACTTGCTTTGGCCTTACTTTTCCATTATCATCTTTGATTCTAGCTTAAAGAAAGCAACTTCTGTTTTAAAATTTTGACTGCTTGGATGACACTTTGCCAATTTACTCTTCCTTTTTTACTTACTTGTCAGATAGAACAAATTGAACTGCAACTGAAATTTTTTATAATGTTCTTTCTTGGTTTAAAGTTGTCTTGGTAGCTTTATTCACTCAATGCTTGGATTATAATAAATTCTAATGTTTTCTCCTATGACTAAATCCAAATTGAGGATATAAAGAGATTATTATGTCCGACAAAGAATTGAAATTCTTATAAATTCAAGTTTGTGTGATTTCCCCAAAATTTAAAAGTTAggtaataaaatgaggcattGACAATGACTACCAGAAACCATGAACTTTTACTAGCGGAGATCATTGACCTGTTGAGTTAGAAACTTGCATGTGACTCGTATCTTTCAATCTATACTCTAAAATATTATGACACTTACCGTTTGCGTACTTCCCCATTCCTTGTGCAGCTCCAGAAGTGGTTGAGAAACCGGGTGACAATTCACTGTCTAAACTTAAGATGTTATACACTCAAGCCAAAGAGCTCTCCGAGAGTGAGATGAGGTATTTATGTTTGCACCGTTTCTTCACTTGGAAGGGTGTTTAAGAGCTGTGGGGCTACTTTTGACTAACAGCTTTCTATGCTGTCCAAATGGAGCTGCCTTATTTGTTATTTCTGAGGAACTCTTTGTTTGACACCTTGACTTGGAATATATACAACACTTTGTTTGTTCTTACATGTTATGTTTTATTCTGATACTTTATGttttcattttcacttgaaattcaTTTGCTTTCTCCTTACTGGCCTTTCGAGTGCAGTATATCCAACCAGTTGTTAGGCCAGCTGGATGCGATAATCCCCGCTGGAGGTGCTGGGCAACAGAGAAGAAGGATAGGTGTGTGTACTATGATTGATAGAACATAGCAATCATTGAATCTCTAGCTTCACGCTTGTTAAATTTAAAACCTGGTTTACAATACCTTCAATTTCTGGATGTTGATTGTTGATTCTCCTTACTTGTGGGACACACACTGTACCTCACCAATGTTCTCTTGAAGTAATTTTATCTGTGCCTGTCTCCTCTAAAGAACTTGAATGGCAATTATAGCCTGAACTTGAGGTCCATGATAAATCAATCTTTAGAAGGACAATAGTGGCAGAATACTTTGGGATATTAAAGAAAATACGAAATTTGTCATAAATTAGTAGTCAAGATACTTTTTCCTtatcaacaaaataaaataaaatgttcACTGCTAATTAGATGACAGTGTTTTTTTTGTCTTGTGGTGTTATTAATGTGTTTAGGACAAGATTCGGGTATCAGGACAGCATAACTTCCAGTGATGTTTCTGGAAAACTTAATGGTTCCAAAATTCTCTAACTTCCCATATCTGCCTTATTAAGTTGATTaattggtaaaaaaaaaaaagagatgtacCAAAAGGAGTGTAAAGCGAGACGAATATCAACTTGGTGGATAGCCCGACACCGTCGACAAATCATCAGCACACCCCCTTGTATAATGCTTTAGCTGTAGCCTTTATGCATAACCTTGAACATGAGGAAGGGAAAAGTAATACCTTAAAGCAAGTTATTCTTGAgcctaaattaaaaaaattgtatGTTCTTGTTTAAATCTAAATTAATAGACTCAACTCTATTTCTGATCATCAACTTCAATTGTTTTCACCTTGATTAATGCATTTGGATCTACATGGATGACAGAAGGCAACGAGCAGAAAAAGAAGAGGATGAAAGGTGATTCTGACATTCCCCGGCTCTCTCCTTCAATGCGAAATCAGCAGGAGTTCTTTGCTAGCCTGAAGGGTGAACAGGTATAGATTGATTTTCGTTGAAGTGAATAATTCCTTCCTATGTTTTATTATATCATTCAAGCACTTTTCTTATGGTGAGTGAGCTTTAACTTTCGTGGTGGCAATAACATAGTTAAACCTTTTATCGCTAGGTGGCTGCTAGGGTCGCGCAAGAGGATGGTGAAAAGGATGAGTGGGTCATTGTTAAAGTTACTCATTACGACAAAGAAACAAAAGAGTAAGTTTTGTGACAAAGCTTCATATTAAAAGGTTAATCTCGAGGACTGGATTTGTTGAAGTGTGTGACCATCTAGAGGGAGCATACTTTTAACTATTGAATTATGTCTTCACCATGTTGCCTCATGTGTGCGGCCCTGATTTTTTATTTAATGGGTCAAGCACGTGAATCTTTTATCTATCGAACCAAAGACTTCTGTCGGCTCTGTTACCATATTGAAGTGTGTAAcgatctcatctaaaggcttgaattgttagagAGAACACACAtgtatttacttaattatgtcttcaacaaGATTCATTAACATCTATATTTTTTGTTAACATTGTATCTTTCGTGCAGATTTGAAGTTGTAGACGAGGAGCCAGGTGAGGATGAGGAAGGTGGTGCCCAGAGGTAGCCTTACTATCGATCTTTGGACATGTGTTGATTGTTTTTGCCCATTTACCTTTGCTTGTGTGCTTCCTTTTGATTGTTTATGCATTGTATCTTGGTTGTATTCCCTACTACTTTGCTCATTGATCCTTCAACCATCAATATCCATGGATGCAAACCTCAAACATGTCTTCCGATTTGGCACTTGGATTTGGATTTTAGGGTCTATGATGCTGATATAACTCTCTAAACATGATATTGTCTTATATTGACTATGTGATTTAAGACTTGAACTAAAAAGGTGTTGCAGGATGACTACTTATTAAATTGATGCGGGGTGACCTCCGTGTAATTTTATCTTGGTTGTTTGTGGAGCATTTAGCAGCAAAATATTGGGGAAGGGCTGTGTGTGGGTGGGTGTGTGCGTGTGTCTGAGTGAGTGAGTACTTATCAGGTACTTCCTAGGATCAAAGTGACAACTCCAATTTTATGTTATAGATTGAACTTCTCAAATTGTACATAACGTAAGGCATTGTTCCGTTACCGGATCTCAACTTCACAACGACTCACTTTATTTATTACATTTTCTACTTCTAGCCAGCTCTGGAATGATTAAATCTATTCCCTCCTTGATCATTGTAGAGGGCAATTGCATTCATGCGATGCTTAAGCATCAACAACAACCGTTTTGTGCATTGGATTATTGAATGCTTTCCATTACTAAGAAGGCACAAGAAGCACAGAGACTTGGGAATAGCAGGTAGAAGAATGAGGGAGATTAAGAGATTTTCTGGCTCCTTCTGGGACCTCTATACAAGTCAGTTGTAGTTGCCCATGAGACTAACAAATCACATTCATCAATTGGAGGAAAAAGAAAACTAGAAAAGGCAAGGAGGTATATTTTGTCCCATGGTGTGACCTCACACAGAAAAAACTTGCCTCAGTTTTTGAGCTGCCAACTTGGAAAAGCTCATTGAAGAATTTGAGTCACTTATATTTTTCCCTCTTCTAGTACTTTGATGGATGATAGAGATCAATGAGATTTTGTCCTTTTGTGTTATTTGTTGGTGATTGGTTGTTGACTGGCACCCACGTGTAAGTAGTCCATAAGTTACTCCTAGCTGTCCGGCAAGTTACTGAAACTGCTTCCTAATAATCTGTCCACAGCACCTTCTTGTAGGTATTTGTGATTAAGATTCTGCGACATCTTATTTACTCTAGGCCTAGTATTGCTACTGAAGAATATGATGACTGATAACTGATTACATCATAACTATGGTTTTTTCTTCAGCAACCGCTTTTACTTACAAAATGATTATTCACCTTCTTACCGGAATTATTGGTTCTATTCTTTTGCCAATTACAGAAAATACAAGCTACCCTGGTTACATATTATACCTTTTCCCAAGATAAGTGATCTTGCAACCACTCAAGAATTCCCTCCTGGAAAACAAGTTTTGGCAGTTTACCCAGGAACCACAGCCCTGTATAAAGCCACAGTAGTCCAGGCTCGCAAGGTACCGTATCTAGTTTTCTTTTGTGGTAGTTTGTCTGGATATTCTTTATTGAGCTATTTAGAATATCATATGTACCGAGGAACTGATTGGTTTTTGACTTATTTGCATGTGATCGTCCCAATGGTACATCAATTTCCAGAGGAAGACTGACGAGTAAgtgattcattttcatttcctTACCTGGCTTCTTAGAACTTAGCGATGAACTTAAGATTCTATAGTACTCAATAATTGAGCAGTGACTTCTGATTAAACGGAAAAGTGAAATGAATTATCCCTATCTGTTTCGCAGTCATCGAGCTCAATATttctttgttcttctttcttGAAATTGACTGTTGCATTCCAAATTTTTGACCAATGAGTCATGATACCTTTTCATGGGTTTAATGCATTGTTTCCATATTGCAGTTATACATTGGAGTTTGATGATGACGAGGAAGATGGGTCTCTACCTCAGCGCTTGGTGCCCTTTAACCAGGTTGTTGCTCTTCCAGATGGACATCGCCAGTGAAATATAGTAGTTATTTATGACTCTTAACACGTCCAGAGTTGCTAGATTTGGACCGTCTGCTGTATGTATCTAGTCTTATAAGGGTGAGCTGTGAACCTATTAGCATTTAGTGGCACTGCtacttatccaaaaaaaaaaaaaaaacacattaTCTTTGACGTGCAATGTATTTATCAAAAATATCTTTGTTGTATGATATTCTAGTGTTCTTGCTGTACAGTAGTTGGacatgaaaataaaatcctaGTAGTATTTTGAGCTGTAAATTTGTACTATGTTTATTAAGCCCCTGAGTTGATCTGAAATGACTCTACAGGAGGAATCTCTCCCTTGCTGTAGTGAAGGAACCTCTCTCCCACTTGTTACCCAATTCCTTAACGAGGGAGCTCGTCGTCGACTTTATATTAGAAACTTGATAGTTTCTTTCTATATTAAGAAGAATGAtgtgaaaaataaagagaaagaaagtTAAAACATAGATATAAAGATCACTAATTAAGGTGCAGATTATAATACAACAGTCCTAATAGTGAAGACGTTTATGACAAGCATGAGTAATGGGAATGGGAGGATCAGAGAAACTGCCGTTAAGTATCTGATTGGCAATCCAATGATTAGCAGCCTGCGAGTAATGTACTCCATCCCAGCTTATGTAAATTGAAGGGTTGACACAAGCTCCTCCAAACACTTCTGCACCTCTCACTATTGCTTTCTGTCCACACCATACATGCGTGTTCCCCTCATGCAATCCACAGCATATTTTGTGGGGTTCCATGAAACCTGTTCAAAATTTTAAAGCCTAAAGCCCTTGATCAAAAGATAAAGAAATGAATTGGGAATGTAATATGCACTAATGGAAGGGGAgctttggcgtaactggtaaagttgttgctaTGTGACTAGGAggttacgggttcgagccgtgaaaatagcctcttgcagaaaccagaaatgcagggtaaggctgttTTTGTGGTCTGGCCCTTCTCCGGACCCGCacatagcggaagcttagtgcaccggactgccctttttttcttttaatatgcACTAATGGCACCCAAGGGTGTCAGCCGGGCTGTCAGATTTAGGGTTCAAATCCCAACATGGATAAAAAGATGCTAGTTGATTTCTTCCCACCCGCCTAAGTCTTGGTAGACAGAGTTATCCGGTATCAGTGCTGATGAGAAATAGCAAGTAATCGGTAGAGTAGTATCGTTAAAAATATATACACTCTAACGTATACCTTGGCTGTTGGCATTGCTGATCAATTCATACTTGGCAGCATAGACATCTACATATGTTATATCAGCATGCCCAAGCTCTGCCCTCAGTGTTCTTATCCTGGCTTTCAGTTGTCTATTGAACTCTAAGGCCATCTTATTCTGGCTCTTTAAGCATCCATAGTTATCAAGAACACCTGGTTTTGGATTTCTGAGGTATAATGTGGCTGTTGGTAAGCATCCAATTGGACCTGTGTTATGTATCCAAAATGCCCTCGCCCCTTGTTGATATAGACGCTGTCATAAATTATGAAACAAAGATAgcatttttttttcataattagTGCCAACGAAACAAAGATAGCATTTTGATAAAGTTGCATATACCATAACTGCTGCTGAGAACTGGTTTATTATGTCTGATATGGCTGCCCGAAGTTGTATATTACTCATCTGGCGGAAACCAACAGCTAGGTCAGTTTGGCCTATGTCAAGTGTGTAGAGAGCCTTTGAAAATTCGCGAGGACGAGGGAGTTTTTTCTTCTCTGACAAGTCTATCGCTGAGACATAGTTATAGTTGTATCAAATTAGCTTAAATGATGTAACTTGCTAGTAACAGGTCAATGATTGAGTTGCATTAGTTTCTTTTTACCTTGTCTATAGAGCTCTTCAGTTCTGGCTTTGAAGCGATGGAACTGCATAATTTGAACGTCCAGTGAAAAGGGGCTAATACCACTTTGGAATATAGTCTGGTTTTGCCTACGAATGGTGGATCCTCCTGTTGCAAAATTGGCTCCATGCCTGAAATTTGAGCCAATGGAATCTAGATAGGCAATCAAGTAGGGTAGTCTGAGGTGCTCAGCTGCATAAAAAAACATTAACAATCAATTAACTACCCTGATTTTGTAAGTTTCAATATGAGTAATGATATTAATCGAGAAATCATTCAATTAGAGATTCTTTGCTCAAAGATGTTTGTGTTACTCAAGTCGACATTCCTTGTTCGTGTGGAGACTTCTCTAAGGTTGCATGCTCCTTTACTGATGTATTTTACATCCCACAGTTTCTGCAGACATACTTAGGCCGTTCATCTCCGACGCAAGAGCGTTGGATCAATGAGCTATTATGCACTCTTTCATAGGTAGCTTCTTGGCAAACTTCCTAATTGTCTCTGCATCCCTACCTCCTTTATCACTGAGCGGTCGTTTAGGAATTTGAGCTGGTGATCCAAGCTATTTCTCTCTTGACGATGAAGCTTATCCCCTAAATCTTGGGCCCGTTATTTAAATTCTCTGTATCCGTGCTGCGTCTTTTAAAGAACATCCACGCTTACtaaattcctaacaccttctaaCTGACTAGCTAGTTGAATATACAGCATTTTATGTCATTGCATCCAAAGGCGGAACGGGGATTGAAGTTTGTGGCTTCTGAACTTGACACCGAACGTATAGCATATTTTAGTTACTGTGTTCGCAATTATATATTAATACAAATTTAATAGATTTTCTAATACAAATACAGGGTCTATGCAAAAATTAGTGGATTCGGCCGAACCTGTAAAAGATACCCTACCTCCGCCCTTGATTGTGTCAAAGAGCGTCACTAGCAGCTAGCAgggggtgtgtgtgtgtggtgAGGGGTAGTGGCGGAGGCaacaggggcggagctagagtgtagttactgggttcggccgaacccagtagctttggttcgaaccctatatttgtcttaaaaaatccattgaatatgtataaattattaatttagaacccagtagaTTAAAAAGATTAGAATTACGAACCCATAAACTTGAAATCCTGGCTCCACCTCTGGGAGGCAAGACTTTTACTAAGGGAGTTCAAAAAAGGAATAAGTTAAGATATTTATGAGATTGTAGCTAGTGAGAATTGAACCAATGACCTCTTAATGGTTTTGAACCCCTTTAATCACTAAGCCGTGCTTTTGGGCTGTTTGAAggggattcaaaacataatacataGAGGTAAAAATCAGAGGTTGACTTATATACATAATGTAATTCTTCGGCAAATCCGCCtggaggagggggggggggggttattttACATGCTAAGAGAAGTCGATTACCAATAAAGTCAATGAGAAGACGGCCATCTGAAAGCCTTCCAGCAGGTCTGTGAAAGAAGCTCTCACCATAAGGTGCTTGTATTGGTTGAAATGCTGCTGAGATGCCGCCGGTGTCCGAATTCGAGTCGCCGAAATTGTATATTGCCGGAAAATTACATGGTGGCAAATCAGTCCTACTGATGTTCTTATCAGAGTCAGTTGCTACACTCTTTAAGGGAGCAAATACTAGTGAAAATATGACTCCAGTTAACATTACTCTTGCACATTCCATTTCCCTCCTGCTCATTAATTCCaactgaaagaaaaaagaaacagaatGGACAGTACTGAATGTTTGTAGAAAGCAGAAACAACTGAAAATGTTCATGCAAATCATGTGCTCTGTGCTTTAAATTTTTGAAGCATTTTAGGGGAATGAAAAAGCTAAGTAAGCAGTAGCATTATTCTCGTTACTTCTGCTTTGTTCTTTTCTGTGTCAGCTTTTGCTCTAAACAGTTATTGAATATTCTGGCTGTCGTCTTCTTAAGATTCTAGTAAATTTTAGTAACAGATATAAACTAGAAAGCCGTAATGAAATACTTTTCGAACTATATGTCAAGATCAGAGGCGGACCTATTTTTGGGGCGGGGTCGTCGAACCTTGTTAACTtcgataaaaattcaaaatatataagtGTATATATATTGAAAACGATCATATATTTTGCTTGGAACCCTTAAGATCAAAAGTCTAATGAGGGCATTGGTTGACCATTTCACTCATATGCTCCCGCCATTTTCAAATCCTGAGTCCGTCTCTGGTCAAGACAACCATTACTTTTCATATTACTCTTAAATTAGTAGAACGATTTGCAAATAATTTGTATATAACTTTCGtgagaagaaaaggaaatacaaCAGGAATGTTACTTGCAAAGCTTTACAACAAAGCTAATGCAAGAAACTAGTACTACTAAAAGAATTGAGTTTCATCTGATAACATTAATAATTACTCCCTTCTCTTCATTTTACGTGATTGTATTTGattgaacatgaaatttgaaaattaaggAAAACGAGACTTCTTACACACAAGTTCTCTCTATATTATATGAGGTACCAAACGTGTCATTACTCATTAGAATCTTATGGTATTAAATATGCTAATTATTCCTAAGAAAATATCTATAAAGATATGCAAAGATTTACAATAAAGCTAATGCAAGAAACTAGTACTACTAAAAGAATTGAGTTTCATCCGATAACATTAATAATTACTTCCTTCATTTCATTTTACATGCTTGTATTTGATGGAATATGAATTttgagaattaaagaaaataaaacttTTTACACACAAATTCTCTCTTTGTTATATGACGTACCAAATGTATCATTAGAATCTTATGATCTTAAATATGTTAAATTATTCCTAAGAATGTGGTTATAAAGGTAAAATTTAGAAATACTATAGCTTTttgcaaaacatgaaaaaaaataatcaaaagaaGTATAAAAAATTCCAAGATTCAAGATATCGCATTTTGTGTATAGTAGTTTAACATATTCAAATAGCACACTACATATGAAATCCTATTTAATTCCATTAATTTCCTGCAGTTAAAGATCCAAAACCATATGAGTCCATAAAACAACTTAGAAATAAatttacaacttgtttggatggttgttacttattgtattgtatcgtattgttactttaaatacaatatttgttttgattgttacttaaattttattgtatcgtatcgttaaatctgtCGTTACATAACAatgaaatgtgccactttatgtaacgaccgatttggtgtggtcgaatcgttaccttgtctttttctctcaatctcacccttcattattattaaataattttattttatcatttaccctaccttttttatataccgtatcataattttttttataatattgcaagtttattcattATATTACTAGTGCGTGATACCATGAAACGACGACAAaacgacacaatctatccaaacattgtattagaATAGGATTAGAGTTGCATCTTAACGACTACAAATTCAGTTTACATAATTTAAATGCAGAGTTTCTAATTCCataaaaattattattcattATCAATTTATTCACCCtttttttataattcttttaatTACATCGAGAGGGACAGTTTTTAAGGGTAAGGGATGCTACGATACCCTGTATCTCAATTGTGGAAGCAAGAAGTGTACCAAGTGAGCTAACACTAAACCTGACGAAGCTTGTGTGTATAGAATTTGCTGCTCGTACTTTATCAAATTttagtatagtttatgatattCTTCCATAGAGATTGGACAATTTAAGCTACAGACTTATAATATTTTGACTACTCTTTGTGAGAACCAAATTGATAAAAAGTGTGTTTGGAATTATAAATTAAGACAAATTTCTTCCGAAAAagtttatatttaaaaagagttgggaatcattgaattcacttgATATATCATTACAATAAAATTTCAGTTTCATACGTATTTCTCTAAAAAAATAATTGTTTATTgctaatataattatatttttacactaagaaataaataaataattaacactCCGTGAGGTTAtgtcaattaattgatttaaaactAGTGACGGTTAAATTGAAATATCTTGCCTGAATTGTGCTCAAGCGTAGTAAAaacttcgtgagaatatttttactagaaatcaataatcttgccttcaACAATTCCTCCGTGAAAATTAAAACTGAAGAAAGCAAGATTACAGACTTGAAATAATAATCTTACTGAAAATTACTTTCACTCTAATATCCTGTGTTCAAGTGTAGTAAAaacttcgtgagaatatttttactagaaaatcaataatcttgccttcaACAATTCCTATGTGAGAATTAAAACCGAGGAAAGCAAGATtacaaacttgaaataataatcttatcaaaaattactttcactcTAATATTCTATTCATcggttattatatattaattttgctccgTGAGAATTGCAAAATTAATATAAGAATAACTTAGATATAAAATATGTAAATGTGATGATAATGACTAAAAAATCATCATTCCAGcacagtacaacaacaacaacaacttagtataatcccacttagtggggtcaggggagggtagtgtgtacgcagaccttacccctaccttagggtagagaggctgtttccaaatagacccctggcatccttccctccaagtaTAAAATGTAAATAGAGTTTCAGGCCAAGAAAGTATTGAAACTGAGATAGTATTATAATtatatcaagcttcatcaactatcccaacaaaaagaaattactccattatgaagtaagaaaagctaaaaaatactttcaaaagacTAAGAATATTTTTACTACAAAGAGAAAGACTAGAGGAAGAGACTAAGATtactcttctctttctctttagaAACTTCGAAAAAACTAGATAGGAAATTGGATACAAAGTGGGATGATCTTTCTTCTACAAATATATGCATATTTATGGAAAAATTTCTACAAGACCTTGGTGAGAATTTGCAAGATAATATCAATATATCTACAAgacccacttccaaccgagaggttgtga
Proteins encoded in this region:
- the LOC107797531 gene encoding GDSL esterase/lipase At5g14450-like; amino-acid sequence: MICMNIFSCFCFLQTFSTVHSVSFFFQLELMSRREMECARVMLTGVIFSLVFAPLKSVATDSDKNISRTDLPPCNFPAIYNFGDSNSDTGGISAAFQPIQAPYGESFFHRPAGRLSDGRLLIDFIAEHLRLPYLIAYLDSIGSNFRHGANFATGGSTIRRQNQTIFQSGISPFSLDVQIMQFHRFKARTEELYRQAIDLSEKKKLPRPREFSKALYTLDIGQTDLAVGFRQMSNIQLRAAISDIINQFSAAVMRLYQQGARAFWIHNTGPIGCLPTATLYLRNPKPGVLDNYGCLKSQNKMALEFNRQLKARIRTLRAELGHADITYVDVYAAKYELISNANSQGFMEPHKICCGLHEGNTHVWCGQKAIVRGAEVFGGACVNPSIYISWDGVHYSQAANHWIANQILNGSFSDPPIPITHACHKRLHY
- the LOC107797557 gene encoding SAGA-associated factor 29 homolog A isoform X2, whose product is MSSTDIAEMLEKSKELDRLRKEQEKVLLEINTMHNKLQSTPEVVEKPGDNSLSKLKMLYTQAKELSESEMSISNQLLGQLDAIIPAGGAGQQRRRIGNEQKKKRMKGDSDIPRLSPSMRNQQEFFASLKGEQVAARVAQEDGEKDEWVIVKVTHYDKETKEFEVVDEEPGEDEEGGAQRKYKLPWLHIIPFPKISDLATTQEFPPGKQVLAVYPGTTALYKATVVQARKRKTDDYTLEFDDDEEDGSLPQRLVPFNQVVALPDGHRQ
- the LOC107797557 gene encoding SAGA-associated factor 29 homolog A isoform X1, encoding MSSTDIAEMLEKSKELDRLRKEQEKVLLEINTMHNKLQSTPEVVEKPGDNSLSKLKMLYTQAKELSESEMSISNQLLGQLDAIIPAGGAGQQRRRIEGNEQKKKRMKGDSDIPRLSPSMRNQQEFFASLKGEQVAARVAQEDGEKDEWVIVKVTHYDKETKEFEVVDEEPGEDEEGGAQRKYKLPWLHIIPFPKISDLATTQEFPPGKQVLAVYPGTTALYKATVVQARKRKTDDYTLEFDDDEEDGSLPQRLVPFNQVVALPDGHRQ